Genomic segment of Dunckerocampus dactyliophorus isolate RoL2022-P2 chromosome 13, RoL_Ddac_1.1, whole genome shotgun sequence:
AACGGCCCGATACACACAACGTAATCATACCACAATGGATGTGGCCTTGCAGGAAGGGGCGGACCCCAAGAAGCTGGACGCACTCACCACCGGCTTCGGCTTCCCCGTGGGCGCCGCCACGCTGATCGACGAGGTCGGCATCGACGTCGCCGCCCACGTGGCCGAGGATCTCGGCAAAGCCTTTGGCTCCCGCTTTGGTGGCGGGAACGTGGAGGTTCTGAAGACGCTGGTGGAGAGAGGGTTCAAAGGTGAGGGAGGGTTGAATCCTAACTGTTGGCTCATGAAACCAAATGTTCACTTTTTCTCTGAAAGGTCGCAAGTCAGGAAAGGGCTGCTACGTCTACCAGCCGGGCCTCAAAGTCCGAGAAGTCAACCCTGATGTGGAGGAAATCTTGGAGAAATACAAAATGGTGCCTAATCCTGCCGTGTGAGTtgccgtttgtttttttttaaaatgtatttatttattgcaagAGGTCACGTGACCCCCCCCCCCTGCAGTTCGTCTGACGCTGACATCCAATACCGACTCGTGTCCCGGTTCGTCAACGAGGCCGTGCTGTGTTTACAAGAGGGAATCTTGAACGGTCCCCTGGAGGGAGACATCGGAGCAGTTTTCGGCCTGGGGTTCCCCCCCTGCCTTGGAGGTCAGACAACaaactaaaacaacaaaaataattccTTGTgatcttgtttgtttgtttgttttttaactgGTAAGCCCAGTCAATTTGTTGTCAGGTTGTGAAAAGTTTCTGCTGAGTCAGCATTCACACATCATTTTTGTCAACTGTTTTGTCCTTTTTCGACCGATTGAAACCGtcccaacatcaaaatgttcatctCATTCTGCCCTATCGGGACGATGCGGACTTTGCATCGGTCTGTTGCGGTGAATTTACCGGTCCATCTCCGttcctacggtcatgagctttgggtagtgagcgaaaggacaagatggcgggttcaagcggccgaaatgagttttctccgtagggtggctgggctccctTAGAGAtgagaaggtgagaagcactgtcatcctggAGAGATTTTTCCCCACATtcaaaatggacatttttttccaagagCCACATTAGTCGTTTGTCGCCCTCTCCTGGTGGAAAGCGTATTACGTTGTTGCGTTGTCTATCCTGTTTTAGAATGcagtcagcaaaaaaaaaaatcgctgcCAATTTTCCCACCCAAGATCCACAGTCATTTGTCGCCCTCTTCTGGTGAAAAATTGGATTACGTTTaacattttgcttattttttattctgCCCCATTTTTGGGCTGTCAACTTGCTTGTTTCCCAACCTGTTGCTGGTTCGATTCTGTTGCGACAATaatgaagtgtccttgggcaagagtttgtttgttttttttccccccagcatTCCCACACCATTTGGCCCCCTACAGTATCTCTAACCGGCATCCTGCCTTGCAGGGCCGTTCCGCTTCGTGGACACCCTGGGAGCCGACAAGCTGGTGGAGAAGATGCGGCGATACGAGGCCGTCTACGGCAACCACTTCACGCCGTGCCAACTCCTCCTGGATCACGCCAACGATCCCGGCAAGAAGTTTCACAAGTGAACACCCCCGCCCCCCCCTCGTCTGTATGTCACAGCAACGTGCCTAAAACCACAGAAAGTCATCAGGATTGTGATGAAGATACGACACTGAACGTGCACAGAGATCATTCCTCACGGAATCTTCCTGCTTTTTTTGTACCGTTAAAGACTTTATGGGCGGagttggatgatgatgatgatgatgatgatgatgtaaatGTCGGGGAGAAATAAATTTTGTTATTGAATCACATGCGATGAATTCATTGGCAAAAAGGCTGTCGGAAAGCTCATTTTGAAACTTTAAAAATGatgtggagtgcatgagaaagcagtCCTGCACGTCATTTATGAACATGTTGCACAACAccgcagcaacagaaccaatgctgtaaAAGGCCTGCCAAGATGGGGAGGAAAAGAGCCAAGAGTGAAgctgatattaataatatgcttaCTCACCTAcgtgacaaagctgaggtgaAATATACTGAATAGAACTTGTTagcatgtctgcatgtgttgctttactaaatatcaaagtggcaaagacACCCCTGAAGTTACACAGCACATTTTTGCACACTatgaggtgtttctaatatttgggtTACCTTGTTTAGCATTAGCCAGGGAGGAAGCCCTCTTTTAAGTATGAGGTACCGCACTTGCATCACCACAGTCATGGAATTCTTCTTAAACGACACCCCCGTCGTCTTTTTAAAGGAGCGTTATGCTGTGTTctgctggtgtacctaatgttctgTCTCGTGAGCGTAAACATGATTTATAAGGAAGTCGGTGAGATTTGCTGCGATATGATTGGTCGCGCCGGTCACATGACCGCCTCCCATTGTCCACCAGCTGCAGGGCGTGTACCATCGCCGGGCTGTGTTGACAGATTGTCACGCAGCATCCCACCCGGGTCTTGTCTGGCTTCCCACGCGGGATGAAGAGCGCGTGTCGCGGCATGAATGTGGAGGATTTACCGCTGGATGTTTAGAAGCTAGAAAAAAAAGTGACGCGTTTGCATCGTGGCACCTTCCTAAACGAATGACGCGCGTTGTCTTTGCTGCTCGTTCATCAGCGCGGTTCGTTGAGGGCCAGCATGTCCAAGATGAAGCAGTGCGAGGCAGTCAGGGTGGTGGCCCGCTGCCGGCCCCTCAGCAAGAAGGAGGAGGCAGCAGACTGTCAAACCATCCTGGATCTTGACCATAAACTGGGCCAGATCACCATCCGGAACCCCAGGGCTCCACCTGATGAGCCCATGAAAGTCTTCACCTTCGATTCGGTCTTTGGCCGGGAGTCCAAGCAGAGTGACATCTACGACGACGCCGTCAGACCTCTCGTGGACTCTGTGCTCCGCGGCTTCAACGGGACCGTCTTCGCTTACGGACAAACGGGGACGGGCAAAACTCACACCATGCAAGGTGTGCCGGGGGACCCGGAGAGGAGGGGCGTCATCCCTAACTCCTTCCATCACATCTTCACGCACATCTCCAGAACGCAGAACCAGAAATACCTGGTCAGGTCCTCCTACTTGGAGATCTACCAGGAGGAAATCCGAGACCTCCTGCGCAAGGACAACAACAGGAAGCTGGAACTGAAGGAGAACCCGGACTACGGCGTCTACGTCAAGGACTTGTCCTCGGTGGTCACCAAGAACGCCGCCGAAATCCAGCACGTGATGAACCTGGGCGACCAGTCCCGGTCTGTGGGCATCACCAACATGAACGAACGCAGCTCGCGCTCCCACGCCATCTTCGTGGTCACCGTGGAGTGCAGCCAGGAAGGACCGGACGGCGAGGACCACATTCGGGTGGGGAAGCTCAACATGGTGGACCTGGCTGGGAGCGAGCGCCAGAGCAAGACTGGCGCCAAGGGGAAGCGCCTGAAGGAGGCCACCAAGATCAACCTCTCCCTCTCCGCCCTCGGGAACGTCATCTCGGCGCTGGTGGACGGGAGGAGCAGCCACGTCCCCTACAGGGACTCCAAGCTGACCCGCTTGCTGCAGGACTCTCTGGGCGGGAACGCCAGGACCGTCATGATCGCCACCGTGGGCCCCTCGCACAGGAACCACGCCGAATCCCTGGCCACCCTGAGGTACGCCAGCCGGGCCAAGAACATCAAGAACAAACCTCGCGTCAACGAGGACCCCAAAGCTGCTCTGCTCCAGGAGTTCCAGGAGGAGATCGCCCGGCTGAAGGCCCAGCTGGAGGAACGAGGGACGCTGGCCAGGGAGCGGAGGAGGAGGCGGGACAGCAAGAGGCTCAGCAGGTGCCTGGCCGGTTCGGACGGGGACGCCGTCTTCCGAGAGAA
This window contains:
- the LOC129192079 gene encoding kinesin-like protein KIF3C — protein: MSKMKQCEAVRVVARCRPLSKKEEAADCQTILDLDHKLGQITIRNPRAPPDEPMKVFTFDSVFGRESKQSDIYDDAVRPLVDSVLRGFNGTVFAYGQTGTGKTHTMQGVPGDPERRGVIPNSFHHIFTHISRTQNQKYLVRSSYLEIYQEEIRDLLRKDNNRKLELKENPDYGVYVKDLSSVVTKNAAEIQHVMNLGDQSRSVGITNMNERSSRSHAIFVVTVECSQEGPDGEDHIRVGKLNMVDLAGSERQSKTGAKGKRLKEATKINLSLSALGNVISALVDGRSSHVPYRDSKLTRLLQDSLGGNARTVMIATVGPSHRNHAESLATLRYASRAKNIKNKPRVNEDPKAALLQEFQEEIARLKAQLEERGTLARERRRRRDSKRLSRCLAGSDGDAVFREKADEDEGDDGVTKEKWNQEERMSMDDGQWDQDAVEKIIEKYKAMESKLLVGGKNIVDHTNEQQKLLERRRQEIAEQIRREREMQQQMMLRDEETLEMRETFSSLQQEVELKTKKLRRLYAKLQLVWAEMRDIIDEHVTTRQELEQTQNELTRELKYKSLLIENFVPPDEKKKMVSRLQFDAEEDQWRLTSAVPSESASTRVRRRPLSTVGYKRPISQYAQVAVATATGTPSRYQAENIMLLELDLSPPTMFTLNLNGAHLERAFSPRLVPDSPADASVRDRTGSSARVRKSQSWYQAPQAACVSPSRSSSTLTSSQSPRPRPCSEALLRTSP